The following are from one region of the Rosettibacter firmus genome:
- a CDS encoding CocE/NonD family hydrolase, with protein MKKKLFLLLIFIYSLINAQGIEWIKENYIKKEYRIEMRDGVKLFTSVYIPKDTTKDYPFLMVRTPYTVSPYGENNYPQTLGPNEEFARDGYIFVYQDVRGKFMSEGEFENMRPYIPIKKSKNDIDETTDTYDTIDWLIKNIKHNNGNVGIWGISYPGFYAAMSLIDSHPALKAVSPQAPIADWFIGDDMHHNGALTLAMSFNFFKTFDQPRDSLKTKWKTIDPYDSPDMYNFFLKLGPIKNINEKFFHNKLPFWNSIIKHGTYDDFWKARNNLPHFKNVKPAVLIVGGWYDSEDLYGPLNIYKSIEEKNPENKTHLVLGPWSHGGWARSNGNMFGDFIFPENTSEYYSKNILTPFFKYYLKNEGQLNIPEVITYRTGSNTWISYEKWPPENVETKFLYLSSNGKLNWEKPANKKTLYNEFISDPDKPVPYTAKFHDSKQMYLRTYMSEDQRFAASRPDVLVFETEPLEQDFTIVGPIYADLYVSTTGTDADWIVKIIDVYPDGEENPETNPNNVEYGGYQRLIRYEILRGKFRNSYEKPEPFVPNKITNIKIKLNDIDHTFLKGHKIMVQIQSSFFPFFDRNPQKFVDIYSADKNDFQKATHRVYFSKNYPSSIKFFTIK; from the coding sequence ATGAAGAAAAAATTATTCTTGTTATTAATTTTTATTTATAGCTTAATTAATGCTCAGGGCATAGAGTGGATCAAAGAAAATTATATCAAGAAAGAATATAGAATTGAAATGCGAGATGGTGTTAAGCTTTTTACTTCAGTTTATATTCCAAAAGATACTACTAAAGATTATCCATTTTTGATGGTTCGAACACCTTATACAGTATCTCCCTATGGTGAAAATAATTATCCACAAACATTAGGACCAAACGAAGAATTTGCACGAGATGGTTACATTTTTGTATATCAGGATGTACGAGGAAAATTTATGAGCGAAGGAGAATTTGAAAATATGCGTCCATATATTCCAATTAAAAAAAGTAAAAATGATATTGATGAAACTACAGATACTTATGATACAATTGACTGGCTAATCAAAAATATTAAACACAACAATGGTAATGTTGGAATTTGGGGCATCTCTTATCCAGGCTTTTATGCTGCAATGAGTTTAATTGATTCGCATCCGGCATTAAAAGCAGTATCGCCACAGGCTCCTATTGCAGATTGGTTCATTGGAGATGATATGCATCATAATGGAGCTCTTACACTTGCAATGTCTTTTAATTTTTTTAAAACATTTGATCAACCAAGAGATAGTTTAAAAACAAAATGGAAAACAATAGATCCTTATGATTCTCCAGATATGTATAATTTTTTCTTAAAACTTGGACCAATAAAAAATATAAACGAAAAATTTTTTCATAATAAACTGCCATTCTGGAATTCAATAATTAAACATGGAACTTATGATGATTTCTGGAAAGCAAGAAATAACTTACCACATTTTAAAAATGTAAAGCCAGCAGTTTTAATTGTAGGTGGCTGGTACGATTCAGAAGATTTATATGGGCCATTAAATATCTATAAATCAATTGAAGAAAAAAATCCTGAAAATAAAACCCATTTAGTCTTAGGTCCATGGAGTCACGGAGGTTGGGCAAGAAGTAATGGTAATATGTTTGGTGACTTTATTTTTCCAGAAAACACCAGTGAATATTATAGCAAAAATATTCTAACGCCATTTTTTAAATATTATCTGAAGAACGAAGGACAATTAAATATTCCAGAAGTAATAACATATAGAACAGGCAGCAATACCTGGATTAGCTATGAAAAATGGCCACCTGAAAATGTAGAAACAAAATTTTTATATCTATCTTCAAATGGAAAACTAAACTGGGAAAAACCTGCCAACAAAAAAACTTTATACAACGAGTTCATTAGCGATCCAGATAAACCTGTACCATATACAGCTAAGTTTCACGACTCTAAACAAATGTATTTAAGAACTTACATGAGCGAAGATCAAAGATTTGCTGCTTCGCGTCCAGATGTTCTGGTTTTTGAAACTGAACCATTAGAACAGGATTTCACAATTGTTGGACCAATTTATGCTGACTTATATGTTTCAACGACAGGTACAGATGCAGATTGGATTGTAAAGATCATTGATGTTTATCCAGATGGAGAAGAAAATCCAGAAACAAATCCAAACAATGTAGAATATGGTGGTTATCAAAGATTAATAAGATATGAAATTCTAAGAGGTAAATTTAGAAACAGTTATGAAAAACCTGAACCATTTGTTCCAAATAAAATTACCAATATTAAAATAAAACTTAATGACATTGACCATACTTTTCTAAAAGGTCATAAAATTATGGTACAAATACAAAGTAGTTTTTTCCCATTCTTTGATCGCAACCCACAAAAATTTGTTGATATTTATTCGGCAGATAAAAATGATTTTCAAAAAGCAACTCACAGAGTTTATTTTTCAAAAAATTATCCTTCATCAATAAAGTTCTTTACAATTAAATAA